In Pyrenophora tritici-repentis strain M4 chromosome 6, whole genome shotgun sequence, the DNA window GCGCATGAAGTGTATATACAATTAACTTGTAAATATAATAtctgttgagaatatctgggttcagtccaggtagaaggtgcttgggggtcacatgatgtgctggtgtggcaggcactgcccggtgggcaatgGCATCCACCACAACAGCCTGAGAGGTGGACACATAACacgatagtcaatacaatacgttgcagccaccccgccttgtccctcctcccactcggttatccatagtagtcatactactagagggaccttgttccaataatATCAGCATAGTATATAATTAGTTCAAAAGCCGTCCAGTACTTTCAAAAGGTTCTACAAGAAGTGGCACGATCATCCGTTTCTTCTACTGGTTCGTAACATAATCAGTTGAGTCGAGGTGAGAAAGCATAAACAGCAAAAATTCAGTTTGTTTCTAGGAGCATGACGTGTAAAGATGTGCAGCCTCGCAGGCTATCATCCAGATGAAAGAGCAAAAAAAAACGGGTCTTACCGCGACTCGAACGCGGGGCCTCTCGCAAGTGTGCTCAGGTTGTCCACCCTAAGCGAGAATCATACCACTAGACCATAAGACCGTACAACACGCTTCTCACGTGATTGATGGGAGAATGTGCTGTAATATATAATATATTGACGGATAATGCAGACAGCCTCTAGAGATGGTGCCCGATGGAAGGGCTGAAGATGTGGGGCACGTTCCAGAAGGTCGTTCCACCTTTTGCCGACTTCGTATAAAACCAAATTTCGCAACTCTGGCCAATTGTGGATACAGCGCCAACCGataacatgatccatgggcgagcggcgcacacgggcgagcggcgcaccccaccaactttactcaccttactgatcttaatctacaatggctcaacgcagcgctactcaattactatcaaatgaagcagatattcagcttgctatctcatctattaatgcgcaccagatctaaggtacccgtactgctgcagtagtctacaacgtagccgaaacaacgctccgccgccgacgcgctggtatacctgcccgacgcgattgcccgcccaactcaaggaagcttacccagagagaagaggaggtgattattagctatatacttcagctagatctgcgtggatttgcgcctacctacacagctgtacgtgatatggctgataagctgctggctgcgcgtggtggagagcaggttggagtcaactggccatctacctttgttaagcgtacagacagtcttcggacgtgtttcaaccaagcgtacgataggcagagagctctttgtgaggatgcaacattaataaagaggtggtttaagcttgtagaagagacaaaggctgagctaggtatctgcgatgaggacgtctacaactttgatgaagctggctttatgatgggcaagattacaacgcagctagttataacaggagcagagaggagaggcaggccgaagagtattcagccaggcaatcgcgagtgggtaacgctgatcgctgctatcagcgctgctggctggtcagtcccaccgttcctcatcttcgctggccagtaccacctatcagcctggtataaggaagctgagatcccacgcgactgggcgatcgcagtcagcgataatggctggacgaataatgagcttggagttgagtggctaaagcacttcaacgctcacacgcaggctcgtagtgtaggcgcgcgtcgcctgcttattattgatggccataagagccaccaatctctagagttccaggagctctgcaaggagaacaatatccatacgctctgtatgcctcctcactcatctcacctactccagccacttgatgttggctgcttctcgccattgaagcgcgcgtacagccgtgaggtggagagccttatgcgcaaccacatcaaccacatcaccaagctagagtttctgccagcgttcaaggcagcatttgatcaagcgttcacgccagccaatatctgctcagccttccgcggcgcaggccttgttcctctacaaccagaggctgttctatcaaaggtagatgtacaactgcgtacacctactcctccagcagctctgccagaggctccctgggtagctcaaacgccgagcaacgcgcgtgagcttgaggctcagtcaagcctaatacgtgagcgcgtgcgccagcacaagagctcatcaccagcttcaattattatggcgattgaccagctaaagaagggcgccgaggtgatgatgctctctgctgagctgatgcgcgatcggatctctagtcttgagaaggccaatagcgcagcctcagagcgtaggcggcgctctaaaaggcgtatacagaagcatggagtactcacaaagggagctggagaggacatactggctcaaaatgaggctgaccagcagattgctcatgaagagcgtcaaggaggagcgcgatcaggcctcagccagcgggctcaaaggcgctgcactaggtgcaaggagactgggcacaactcgcgcacatgcaagactgatactattaatatagagtaatctactgtatcaatatctagcaataatattatcgcgttgttgagatgcatcgctttaaagttgcaaaagttggtggggtgcgccgctcgcccatggatcatgttatCGGTACGCCCTTTAGGCAACATTCTGTCCCAGGGGTATCTTGTGCATTAAGAATTAAGCCTTGCTCAATTCACTGCAACGGCTAGAGGATATTTCCTCGTTCAAGGTCTGCACCCGGGAAACATTCAACATTACGAAGTCAGCGAAGACACAACAAGCGAACATGACCCAAAGCACGCGACCAGAAGTCTGGATCCGCCCCGCCATCTTCACAGACGACAAAGAAATTGTGGGGCAGCTATTTCTTGCATACGCACGCTCATTGCCCATCAGCCTCGACTTCCAAAATTTCGAACACGAATTGGCGGCTTTACCGGGGAAATATGCGAGCGAAAAGGGCGGTGCAGTGTGGTTGGCATATGCGACAATAGAACAGGAGCCTGCCAACACCAGCAAAGGACAGAAAGAGCAAGCTATAGGATGCATAGCTATTCGACCATTCTTCTCTACACCTACTATAGCTGAGTCGGCAACTTTGCTGTCGAATACAACGTCGCCTACAACTACAACATGTGAGCTCAAGCGACTCTATCTTACACCTACATCTCGCGGTCTTGGCGTGTCCAAATTACTGATGGATGTCGCGATTTCGCATGCGAGGAAACTGGGGTACAAAGAGATGCTACTTGACACGCTGAGTAGTATGGCGCCGGCGAGGAAGCTGTATAAAGGGTATGGATTTGAGGAGATTAGTAGCTACTACGAGAGTGTGGAGGATGCCGTGTTTTATCGGTTAGTGCTTTAAATAGATGTATTTGAACCTACCGTGATGACTTCGCAGGAGGTTTAATGCGCAGaaccatctcatctcacaCGGAAGGAAACTAGATTAGGCAATTTCTGATAGGTGTTGGATACTGTATTTAATATAGTGAATTAAAGGCCTAGGTAAAGGCTTAGGGACACGTTTTCTATAGTATAGAAAAGAAACTCGATTAGGTAGTTTCTAATTAGTGTTGGATACTGTGTTTAGTATAGTGAATTAAAGGTCCGGGTTGAAGGTCTAGGGACATAGATGCGCAGAACCATCCTATCTCGCACGGAAGGAAACTAGATCAGGTAATTTCCTTTTACTGTTGGATACTGTATAGATTATAGTGAATTGAAGGTCTGGTTGAAGGCCTGGGAACTACGTTTTCCGTAGTATAGGTGTCACGATAACTTCATGTAACAGAAGAATCAGGAGAAACGCGCTGTgacccgggtgtcataaaatactaGACATACCAGTAAAAAAaccactgtagtcgccagacacgtctaTTGGGTGCTTGCCCATACTGTCCAGTGttttatgtcacccaggtgtTGTGGTGTTGATGCTTGGCAGGTGGTAATTGGAGGCGTGATCGCGCGTCTCCCAAAACGTCATCGATTTCCGCTTAGCGCGTCGTCTTTCATCGCGAACGCGATCGCATGCGCTCATCGCCACCTGCCCCTGGAATTAGTATCAACACAACTTACAATACCTCACTCTTCCTTTGCATTCTAAATTCCATCTGAACGCGTCATGCCCGCTTCTTCTATTACGGGTGCAGCGTCAGAAACTAAATCTACACCTGCCTCTTCACCCCCGCCAGCCGACATGGATACAAAGAACGTGCCGGAGTCATTGCAAGCGGAAGAGGAGCGCATCAGGGCCCAGCGCGAGAAAGATGACGCGAAACGAGACGCGCAATTGGAGAAGGAGAGACAGGAGGATATCAAAAGTGGGAGAGAGGTCTTGGATAAGAAGTTCCAGCAATTGGAGTTTTTGATGAACAAGAGCAAGGTTAGTACTACCTCTTACATGGAATAGAGTAGAATCATCGTTGCATCTTGGACAATGGCTAACAAGTAAAACGTAGCTGTATGCGACCGTCATGCTTGCGCAAATGCAAcggcaagaagaagaagagcaggCTCAAGACGAAAAGACAAAAGGCCAGACTACAAAACGTGAAAAGAATGCAGAAAAGACGGCAGCTGAATCACAACGACGAGCGACACGCGGATCCGCAGCGAGCGCACCCAAGACAGACGAGCCTGAAACAACACCAAAGAGAGGTCGCGGAAGGCCAAAGAAACAGGACAATAAAGGCAATGCGAAGCTGAAGAAGCAAGGTTCGGATATATCCAGCTACTTCAGCAAAGCCGACCTGGAGAAGAAGACAGACCACAAGAATGTTGGGGATGCGCTGAAAGAGGCGGCGGAAGAGGACAAAGACAATGTCAAGACAAGCGATATCGGAATGACTGACTTGAAGTCGGCGCGACAACCGAAACTGGTCACTGGTGGCACAATGCGATCATATCAGTTGGAAGGTCTTGAGTGGATGGTGTCACTCTACAACAACGGCATCAATGGCATTCTGGCAGACGAGATGGGTCTGGGCAAGACGATACAAACCATTGCTATGCTTGCGCACTTGTGGGAGAACAAATCATACGGTCCCTTTTTGATCGCTGCGCCGCTCAGTACCACGAGTAATTGGGTGGCAGAATTTGAGAAATGGACACCAACCCTGCCTGTCATGCTATACCATGGCGACAAGAAGGAGCGCGAGAGATTACGCAAGACCCGGCTACGGAACCCGGGGACTGCAGATTTTCCTATCATGATCACTAGCTACGAGATTTGCATGAACGATCGCAAGTATCTTACGAGCTTCGGCTGGCAATTCATCATTATCGATGAGGGACATCGCATCAAGAATCTTGATTGCCGGCTCATTCGCGAGTTGCAGCAGTTTCAGTCGGCGAACCGTCTGCTCATCACTGGTACGCCACTGCAAAATAATCTTACGGAACTGTGGTCATTGCTACATTTCTTGCTACCTACGGTTTTTGACAAGCTATCCACATTCGAGAGCTGGTTCGACTTCTCTGGACTGAAGGACAAGTCGAGCTTCGAACAATTACTTTCAGAAGAGAGGCAGCAATACCTGGTCAAGTCGCTACACGCGGTGTTGAAGCCGTTTTTACTTCGTCGAGTCAAGACGGACGTGGAAAGCTTGATGCCTAAGAAGCGGGAGTATGTGCTGTATGCGCCGTTGACAGCCATGCAACGAGAGCTGTACCAGGCCATTCTCGATGGCACCAGTCGGTCTTATCTTGAAGAGAAAGCTGTCGAGAGGCTAAGCATCGGTCTAAGCAGCAGAGCAGGGACACCCCTCAGCATCCGCAGTAACAATGGCGGCCTCAAGCGCAAGGCTTTGAGTAGGTTGAACACACCCAGCAAGAGTGCCAAGACGTCCCGTGCAGGCACCCCGGCGTCAGTCGCATCGACAAGAAGCAGAGGTCGACCAAAAAAGAACTACGAAGAAGTCAGCGATAATGAGTTTTTTGACAACATGGACAAAccagaggaggaggaagaggaggaggagctCAGCTCTGACGCAGAAGACGAGAAAATCCGCGCTGCAACCTTTGAAATCGCTAAACGTCAACTCATGCAGAAGAAGCTCGGTAACCCAATCATGCAACTCCGACTCTGCTGTAACTCGCCCTACAACTTCTTCAACCCCTTTATCAAAGCCGACACCGATGGCACCGAAACCTTTGCCTCGGAGACAGAGCCAGATGAGACGATCGTCTCCACGTCAGGCAAGATGCTCCTCCTTGACTCCCTCCTCCCCGAACTCATCCGCCGAGGCCACAAAGTCCTCATCTTCTCGCAATTTACAACAACTCTCGATCTCCTGGGTCACTACCTCGACCTGCGGTCCTGGAACTACGCCCGCATTGACGGCTCAGTAGCGCAAACAGACCGTCAAGAGCAGATACTCGCCTTCAACAAGCCCTCGACTACCAAAGAGGCAGCGGATATTTTCATCTTGTCAACACGTGCCGGTGGCCAAGGCATCAACCTCGCAGCCGCTGATACAGTCATTCTATTCGACAGCGACTGGAACCCCCAACAAGACCTCCAAGCCATGGACCGCGCCCATCGTATCGGCCAAACAAGAAACGTCATCGTGTACCGCTTTGCCACGCGCAACACCGTCGAGCAGAAACTGCTTGAATCCGCGGAAGCGAAGCGTAGGCTGGAGAAACTGGTTATCAGAAAAGGTGGTGTGCGGAATGATCGCGGGAGTGGGCGTGGGAATGACAAGGAGCAGGAGGTTGAGGAGCTGCAGAGACTGTTGAGGAGGAGTGATGGGGAGAAGTTTGATGTTGAGGGTACGGAGGTGGGGAAGATTCTGGGGGAGGAGGAATTGGAGATTTTGCTGGATAGGAGTGAGGAGGCGTATGAGAGGGCGGAGAGGGGGTTGGATATTGGGGGCGAAGGGAAGGTGTTTCAGGCTGTGGGGAAGAGGGAGGAGGGAGCTCTTATGGAGGGCTTGAGAGCGTGATAAATAAGATAGTTTTGTTGCGCTTGTTTTATAGTTTTAGTTGTGTTGGATAGATCCATGCCATTTATTTTGCCCACAACACGTTACTTGAATAGAGATGGATGATGTCATGAGTTGTAGTAACATATAGTTATATTCGACATTAACTAAAGCACTCTTTTCATTGAGTACGTATATGGAAAATCCTCCTATCGAGAAAAAAAAGTGAACTCGTAAGTAAACTATCAATAAAACCATTCAACCCCTCACCCACATCCACACCTATATCTACCCATAAACCGGATTCCTCTGATAACCCGGAAACTGCTTCAACTGCTCCGCGTCAATCGCTTTCAACTCGGGGCAACCCAACGTCGCCATTAAGTTTCCCACAATATTCGTCAGCGCACTGAGCGCACCAAGCAACAGATCGGGCTTCGCTTGAGCAGCGGTCTGGTAAAGGAAGCAGGCGAGGTTATTTCCCTCTAGCATGTTTCCAGAGCTGAACACGCCGCCGGACAGATCTCCAACGTTGACGCCGACGAAGCTGTTGGGCTTGCCAGTGTTGCCGCCGATGCTGATGAACTTTGGATGGAGGCCTGCGGCGGCGAGGGCGTCGGCGGCGAAGTATGTAGTTTCGTAGGGATATTCTATGGCGCGGCGGTACTGGGTGGGTGTTAGTGTGTGGTCATATCATGATGGAATTATTCCGTGGTAGACAGAAGGAGAGTCGGGTGAATGAATGAATGAATGGAATGTTGCTTACCCAGTTATCCGGAATACGCTCAGTACCCACAATAGCCTTGTAGTTACCGCTGTTTCCCTGGACACCGAACCATGACTGCAGCACCTCAGACGACAAAATACCGGCGGGGTGCTCAGCGCTATGGTTGGCCATGAAACGGTAGATAAAGGTGTACGCTGCAGGTTGCACCAACATACCGGAAAAGGGGCCATTGAAGAAGTACGGGTTACTAGAAACCTGCTGATCGAAGCGACGGTTTCGGAACGCTGTTAGGCTCTCCATTGTAATACCTCCAGGGGACATGTCGACGAGTTCCTGGAACTGAGATGTCACGACCTTGTAGTTGTTGCCGCCTTGGTAGAGGTCGGGCCGCGTGGGTGAGGCATCGGTTTCGTATTTGTTGTGGGAACCACTGAGGCCGTTGCCGTTGAGGGCTCCGCCGAGGAGGCCTTCGAGGACACCCGGTGGTGTGCCACCCATGGACCAGGTTAATATGTTGCCGTCTAGGGCGCCGGCGAGGACGGTCAGGAAGGTTCCCAGGAGGACGCCCATGCCGACAACGCGTTGGGTCACTTCGACGTATTGTGTGACAGTGGCGACGCCATTGTGTGGAAGGAAGTTCTAGGGTTTGTCAGTGTTGTTACCTCCATGGAGAAGTCTTCTAGGAGTCACATACGTGGTTTGCAAGGGCGTTTAAACCCGGACAGGGTCCTCTGAGGTCGTTTGGTCCAGGGGCAACATACTCGTGCCCTGAGCCCCTAGATACGTTGACGTACTGTGCCCGAGCATTGAAGATGGGAACGGGTTCGAAGACGGCAGTGACAGCACCGATACCCTGTTGCCGACCCTTCATGAGCCTCGCCGCCTCGGTTGCTCGCTTCAGGAGTTCAGGATCATGACCAGCGGCATCTAAGATAGCCGTCGGCCATGCGTTTGCCAGTGGTGCCGCGGCAAGCAGCGCCAAGTgaagtgaagaagaagagaagagcATCTTGTCTTTCTACAAATGGGAAACTCAAGGGGCTGACAGTCAAGTGTCGAGATCAAAGTGATCGAGCGAGAGAGCCATCTATATAAGTACCCAGGCTACATGCTACAAATGCAAATAGCTTCCTCTCCCCGTTACCGGCCGCCATCGGTGTCGACATATCCAGGACCCTTGACGCGATGAATGACGGACTGTTACTCAAAGTAGTAGTCGTGCAAAAGAAGCCGCGGTCAAAGCCACTGTCCCAGCACAAGACCCCGCTGTCGATCTACTAGACGTATCAATATAGTGAATAGCGTCCCTCCAAGTGCCGCTCATCTCCATGCCAGAAACCTAAAACGGCCTCTAGCGGCCCATGTAGCTGACGAACCCTCCTTCTATGATTCGCACGTTACCACCTTTCCATTTCCAAACCGAGCACAACCTTTGTTGAACCAAGCGTCTGGGGTAAGTAGTCTAGTAATCCGCGCCATCACAGTTCAGCTGATGATGCATGCACATGTGGTCGACTTTGTCTTGGAAATACATCACCCAGCCAATATCTTCTCCCCGGTAAGCGCGCCAGCAACCCGTCCGTGCCGTAAACAGGTGGGCATAGGACCCCAAACTCGACATACACCACGGGATGCCTACACGTTCCCAAACAAGTTATCTGCCCAGTCTACTTACATACGTCCCATGTCGATCGCGGTAGTTATTCAGGGGTCGCGCATAACGGAACCAGACTAAGCCGGGCCAATGGGAGAGGATAGGTACTTTGTGGCGCCAATCGTGGACAACGGCCGTGTACCCGTAGACTTGCCACATCTGGTACAAGATCAGCGGTTTTTACCCACTTCGCCGTCTGACGTCGTCGTTCTAAGTTGCATGCTAGGGCTGGTGTGTTATTGTTGCTAACTATCGTGACAGGAGGAGCTACCGGTACGGGGGAGCTACGGTGCAGCAGCCTGCCTCGGTCCAGATGGCGACGACGTGGCAATGGGGAGGTGCCCGCCTGCGCACCTGCCTCATTTCAACAAACTCCGCAACATGGCTAGAGTCCTGTACGTTTGCCCGACCGGATCTAGTAATAGGGTTACATGGAGGATGGAAGGGGGAATCGTGGTTATGTTGTTGGTGCGTAGTCGGAGGAAGGGAAGGAAGGAAGATCTTACGATTCTGGTGCAAGAAAATTGGTCATATTAACATCGAGTTTCTCTTGGAGGACCTTGTCCTAACATGAGACTGTGTGACAAAAATCGATAAAGGTAACGTTCAACCAGATCCATACAGATTCAATTCCCCAAACCCAGGTCCCTGGACAAACATCACCGTCGTCTTTGTTTTTCAGCCCCAAAATCTAAAATCCAGACCCTTTTCCTCTTTCTAAAGAACCGACGAAAAAGCAACTGAACCCGCTATAAACGCTCCGATGCACATCTAGAGAAAGCCTTCCTTAGTCTCCGTCCACTCAGGCAGCAAGTCCGACGGCGTACCCTCTGCTTTCTAGCCCAGCCCAACTAACCTCTTTGTTCCTGCATGTGTCTAGACCCTCTTGGCTTTTGACAGACACAACGGAGCTACAAGTTATGGTTGCATCATGTGGAATTCTTCGTTTGCGCTGGTGAAGGCGCTAGGAGATGCGCGTGGCGAGCGGTTGTTGCCGTTGTGGCGTTCGCcgcagactccgcaacaatcaatcgattgacatgattgattcctatataggttaaagaattacttcattaggcagcctttaacctatcatgccgatccgattgattgttgcggagtctggttCGCCGTGGACGGGACTAGGAGGGAGATTGCGCTGGCGTGACTGCGGGAAGTAAGTACCACTGGGTGGCCAAGGGCCGATGAGATATGTTTCAGAGCTGTTGTACTTGGGGGATGGAAGAGGGAAAGGGGGGTGCTAGTGAGGTACCTGGACGCATGACACGCTGGCAGTGTGAAGGCATGGGTGAAAGATAAAAGTATATCTATCAGTCAAGGGAATGAGGTGTTTGACAGAAGTCTAAAGCTTCTTTACGAAAGTACATTGGCAAAAGGAGGAACTAATCTTCAGTGCGACCTTGGTCTTTTTGTTCACATGCTCTCTTAACTTCTCCTGCCCCTCTTAGCCAGACCACCACCCGTACGATGCTGATCAACGAATTTTCCCGAACAGCCTCTTCCAAAAATTTACTAATCACCGCACTCTTCCAAACTCCCTCTTCCAAACTTCCCATCTCCCTctcccccccccccctcCATCTCCCTCTCCCTTTCCTCCCTCTTCATCCTTCCACCCTATCacacctccaccacctccaccCACCTAACTAGTACAAACCCCAAACTCAACCTGACACCCCCAAAGCACCCTACAATAATCATCGCTCCCATCCCCACACCACCCATAACTCGAACAGCACCTCCCAAACCGACTGCCCGTACAAGTCTGTCCATTCCCATCAGCCCCGCATCTACCGTTTGTACTGGCGTTTGTTGGTATGGGGGCTGCTGTCGAAGACGTCGTCGAGATCGCAGTCGTAGTTGACGGCGAAGAAGACGTGGGCGTAGTCGTCGTTGAGGCGGATGTCGGAACTGCAGTAGACGTCGACGAAGTAAAACTAAAAGACACCGACGACGAAAAACCCCCACATCTCCCAAACCCCCCTCTGCACCCCTCCCCACAATACGCCAACCCGTCGCCGCAGAAAAAGTACTCAGAACAGCATGGTCCGAAGGCTGAGCCGGCGCATGTTGTGGAGTTTCCGCATCGGCCATTTGTGCTGGGTGTTAGGGTTGGTAACGAGGTAGTCGTAGTACTTGTACTTGTACTTGTACGCGTTGTCGTAGAAGTCGTGCTCACCGATGTAGACGTAGACGTAGACGTAGACGCAGAAGTGGATATAGGAGCATCACCACACCTCCCAAACAACGGCTGACACCCCACAATCTCACCGCAAAACTCAAACTCCGTCCCGCAGTATCCGAAACTAGAGCAGCATTGGTTGCTTGTGCAGATTTGGTTGGCGTAGTCTGCGCCGCAGCGGCCGGGGGATGCTTGGCGGGGGGATAGGCGACTTGCTGCTGCTATTgtgctgttgttgttggtgggAAGTTCTAGGGCTGGGGCTGGGGCTGGGAAGACGGCGGCGGCGTGGGTGTTGTACACGGGGTTTATTAGGGGTAGGGCGTGGGGATGTGATGCCGATACTGCAGAAGGCAAGGAGAAAGTAGACAAGGCGATCAGGAGGGTGGGTAGTGTATGATACATTTCCAACTCCGTGGAAACTTCGTTGATGTGATAATGTTGGAACAGAAGCAGTGAAGAAGTAACCCAACCTGAGTATTAAACATATCAAATATCCCTCTTTCCTAGAATAGCCGCACTGCAAGGGAGAACCGGGCGAGAAACCAAAAAAAAACTATATTGAGTATCTGGATACTTGCATCTCACATATTCAATACCCAGCACAGGTCCCGATGACCCGCGACAATGTGGACAAAAACGCAAATGTGCAATTAGAAAATCAAATGAACCCTTCCTTCCAAGCTCCTCTCATTCATCAAGGCTACGACCTTGGCTGTTGGCAACATGTACCTACGCGGCATTGCCATATTGACAATATGGAAGTTGAGTAGATGGGTATATGCCTTTGTGGGGCATTCGTTGTACGACTACCGATGAAGTGGGGCTTTACCAAATTGCATCCACATCTTGTGATGTCTCGCAACATTTCGCATCTCGTCTCCAATGTCTCGATAAAAGCCTAAATGCAAACCCCCGATAATGCTTTTTGGATTGAGCACCGGGTCCACGAAAGCGAAAAGAAATTCACCACGACTGGACATGCTCCAGCGACAAGACGCTCAGAACAGCACACTGCAGGCTGCGTAACCGGGTAATATGATGTAACAGAGCC includes these proteins:
- a CDS encoding putative GNAT family acetyltransferase, with the translated sequence MTQSTRPEVWIRPAIFTDDKEIVGQLFLAYARSLPISLDFQNFEHELAALPGKYASEKGGAVWLAYATIEQEPANTSKGQKEQAIGCIAIRPFFSTPTIAESATLLSNTTSPTTTTCELKRLYLTPTSRGLGVSKLLMDVAISHARKLGYKEMLLDTLSSMAPARKLYKGYGFEEISSYYESVEDAVFYRLVL
- a CDS encoding HepA, Superfamily II DNA-RNA helicase, SNF2 family; protein product: MQLRLCCNSPYNFFNPFIKADTDGTETFASETEPDETIVSTSGKMLLLDSLLPELIRRGHKVLIFSQFTTTLDLLGHYLDLRSWNYARIDGSVAQTDRQEQILAFNKPSTTKEAADIFILSTRAGGQGINLAAADTVILFDSDWNPQQDLQAMDRAHRIGQTRNVIVYRFATRNTVEQKLLESAEAKRRLEKLVIRKGGVRNDRGSGRGNDKEQEVEELQRLLRRSDGEKFDVEGTEVGKILGEEELEILLDRSEEAYERAERGLDIGGEGKVFQAVGKREEGALMEGLRA
- a CDS encoding Peroxidase-2 domain containing protein, producing the protein MLFSSSSLHLALLAAAPLANAWPTAILDAAGHDPELLKRATEAARLMKGRQQGIGAVTAVFEPVPIFNARAQYVNVSRGSGHEYVAPGPNDLRGPCPGLNALANHNFLPHNGVATVTQYVEVTQRVVGMGVLLGTFLTVLAGALDGNILTWSMGGTPPGVLEGLLGGALNGNGLSGSHNKYETDASPTRPDLYQGGNNYKVVTSQFQELVDMSPGGITMESLTAFRNRRFDQQVSSNPYFFNGPFSGMLVQPAAYTFIYRFMANHSAEHPAGILSSEVLQSWFGVQGNSGNYKAIVGTERIPDNWFISIGGNTGKPNSFVGVNVGDLSGGVFSSGNMLEGNNLACFLYQTAAQAKPDLLLGALSALTNIVGNLMATLGCPELKAIDAEQLKQFPGYQRNPVYG